The Streptomyces sp. BHT-5-2 genomic interval GCCGTCCGGCGCCCGGCCCGCCCTCCGGGCGAACGGCGGGGGTTTGACGACAGGACCTGGTCCGCCGCCGCGGCGTTCGGCGTCCTCGTCCGTGCACCAGCGGACGGCGGCCTCCAGGAGTTCGTCGCGGCCGGGGAAGTGGTAGTGGACGGCGGCCGGGCTGGTGCCGCAGGCGGCGATGTCGGCCGGGCCGCGTTCCGGCGGTGCCGCGGGGCGTTCCGGGGCGTCGAGCAGCCAGCCGGTGTCCACCCCGCCGATGTCGGCGGGCCGGACGATCTCGGCGAGCGGGAAGCGCCGGGTGCCGCCCAGCGGACGGGACGGTTTGGACGGGGCCATCACGATCCGGCGGGCGAACTCCCGATGGCTGCGGCCGAACCGCGTGATCACCTGCCGGACGCGTTCGATGACGTGTCCGGTGTCGTCGGCGATCCGGCCCCCGGGGTCTTCGTCCATGGCCGGGGACGCTAACAGCGCGTGGAGAACACCACAACACTCGGCGACGGGGTTGGCGGAGAAAGACACTGCTCCGACGTGATGTGGGGGTGGTGGTGTTGGGAGATGGCTGATGCGGGAGTCAGTGGTGTTGCGGGTGGGGCGGTCGGCGGGGCGACGGACGGGGCGCCGGAGGGGGTCTGGAAGGTGTGGTGGAGGGGGTGGTGGAGGGGCGCGTACGGGAGCATGCCGGAAACACTGGACAAGCCGCGACAAGGGTGTGTGTGGCACAGTGACGGCATGGCTGACCGGGGAGCGCAGCAGCCCACCGTGTCGGTGCCGGACGACTGGCCCGCCCACCCGGACCTGACCCTGGCCCTCAACGGCATGGGCGGCTTCGACTGGGACCTCGACAGCGGGCTGATGCATCTGGATCCGCCCGCGCTGGAGGTTTTCGACCTCCGGCCCAGCGAGTACGACGACCGCCCGGAGACCCTCGGCTGCCGGGTGCCGGGCTACGAGGCGGCCCGGCTCGACGCCCTGGTGGCCCGCGCGCTCAAGGACGGCAGCCACTCCTACGGCGCCTACTTCCGGATCCGGCTCCGGGACGGCGGGCTGCGCTGGACGCACGCCCAGGGCAGCATCCGCCGCGACCCCACCGGCCGGCCCCGCCGCGTCATCGGCGTGGTCCGGGACGCCACCGACGAGTACGCCCACGCCGCCGAGCGGCTCGCGGTCACCGAGGAGCGCCGGCGGCACACCAGCATCGTCGAGCGCACCACCGCCGCCCTGGCGCACGCCCGCACGGTCGGCGAGGTGATCGGCGTCCTGGCCGACGAGCAGGGGCTGAGCCGGCTGGGCGCCGAGAACATCATCCTGGGCCTGGTCGAGGCCGGTCGGATCCGGCTGGTCTCCGAGGGCAGGGCGGGCAGCTTCGTCCCGGACCTGGAGTACACCAGGGTCGGCGACGAGTTCCCGATGAGCGAGGTGGTGCGGACCCTCACCCCGCGCTTCGTGCACAGCCGGGAGGAGTTCCGCACCCACTATCCGCGGCTGTGGCCGGCCATCGAGCCGCTCAACGTCAGCTCCGGCGCGTATCTGCCGCTGATCGCCCAGGGCCGCCCGATCGGGGTGATCGGGCTGTTCTTCGAGCGTGAGAGCGACTTCCAGGACCAGGAGCGCAACGTGCTGGTGGCGCTGGGCAGCAGCATCGCGCAGAGCCTGGCCCGGGCGATGCTCTACGACCAGGAGCACGAGATCGCCGCGGGCCTCCAGCAGGCCATGCTGCCGCGCCGGATCCCCGGCTTCCCCGAGGCGCAGATCGCGGTCCGCTACCGCTCGGCCCGGATGGGCCGGCACATCGGCGGCGACTGGTACGACGTGATCCCGCTGCCGGACGGACGGGTCGCCGCGGTCATCGGCGACGTCCAGGGCCACGACACCCAGGCCGCCGCCCTCATGGGGCAGCTGCGGATCGTGCTGCGCGCCTACGCCGCCGAGGGGCACGCGCCGGCCACCGTGATGGCCCGCGCCTCGGCGTTCCTCAACGAACTGGACACCGACCGCTTCGCCACCTGCACCTATGTCGACGCGGACCTGAGCACCGGCGCCGCCCGTTTCGTCCGGGCCGGCCATCTCGACCCCATGGTGCGGCACGCCGAGGGCATCTGCCGCCGGCTGCCGGTGGCCGGCGGGCTGCCGCTCGGCCTCTCCTCGGAGTTCCGGCTGCTGGACTACCCCGTCACCACCGTCCACCTGGCCCCCGGCGACACCCTGGTGCTGTGCACGGACGGTCTGGTGGAGGAACCGGGTGCCGACCTCGACGCCGGACTGGCGCAACTGGCCCGGGAGGTCCGGGACGGCCCGCAGGACGTCCAGCAACTGGCCGACCGGCTCTGCGAGTCGG includes:
- a CDS encoding SpoIIE family protein phosphatase; this encodes MADRGAQQPTVSVPDDWPAHPDLTLALNGMGGFDWDLDSGLMHLDPPALEVFDLRPSEYDDRPETLGCRVPGYEAARLDALVARALKDGSHSYGAYFRIRLRDGGLRWTHAQGSIRRDPTGRPRRVIGVVRDATDEYAHAAERLAVTEERRRHTSIVERTTAALAHARTVGEVIGVLADEQGLSRLGAENIILGLVEAGRIRLVSEGRAGSFVPDLEYTRVGDEFPMSEVVRTLTPRFVHSREEFRTHYPRLWPAIEPLNVSSGAYLPLIAQGRPIGVIGLFFERESDFQDQERNVLVALGSSIAQSLARAMLYDQEHEIAAGLQQAMLPRRIPGFPEAQIAVRYRSARMGRHIGGDWYDVIPLPDGRVAAVIGDVQGHDTQAAALMGQLRIVLRAYAAEGHAPATVMARASAFLNELDTDRFATCTYVDADLSTGAARFVRAGHLDPMVRHAEGICRRLPVAGGLPLGLSSEFRLLDYPVTTVHLAPGDTLVLCTDGLVEEPGADLDAGLAQLAREVRDGPQDVQQLADRLCESADDRQGEDDMALLLLRRLGPPEHDTVGRFRQHVAPADPAGLSAARHMIRDAVRAWGARERTEEIELVADELITNALLHTDGEAVVTVRMPHGAERRLRVEVEDGASSLPRRREPGEAGVSGRGLLLVDRLADVWGVEPRGGGKCVWCEFNCP